In a single window of the Serratia quinivorans genome:
- the fliY_3 gene encoding Sulfate starvation-induced protein 7, which yields MKHRVLALTLLASLTSLATGAAHADKLDDIKKAGVVRIAVFDSNPPFGYIDPQSKKLVGYDVDVADAIGKALGVKVELRATNPANRIPLLVSKKVDLIAANFTITDERAKEVNFSVPYFATGQKFIAHKGVLKTPEDIKKLRIGADKGTVQEITLREHYPTAKVISYDDTPLAFVALRNGNVQAITQDDAKLVGLLGNLPAAQKADFEISPFSITKEYQGVGIPKGEDRLTASVNDTLIKLEKDGEAAKIYDRWFGPETKTAQPRGDFKIAPLDQQPKA from the coding sequence ATGAAACATCGCGTTTTGGCCTTAACTTTGTTAGCCAGCCTGACCAGCCTCGCCACCGGTGCCGCGCACGCGGACAAACTCGACGACATCAAGAAAGCCGGCGTAGTGCGTATCGCGGTGTTCGACAGCAATCCCCCGTTCGGTTATATCGATCCGCAAAGCAAAAAGCTGGTGGGTTATGACGTTGATGTGGCCGATGCGATCGGCAAGGCGCTGGGGGTGAAGGTGGAGCTGCGTGCCACTAACCCGGCCAATCGCATTCCTTTGCTGGTATCGAAAAAGGTCGATTTGATCGCCGCCAACTTCACCATTACTGACGAGCGCGCCAAGGAAGTGAACTTCAGCGTGCCGTACTTCGCTACCGGCCAGAAATTTATCGCCCATAAAGGCGTGCTGAAAACCCCGGAAGATATCAAAAAACTGCGTATCGGCGCGGACAAAGGCACGGTGCAGGAAATTACCCTGCGTGAACATTACCCGACGGCCAAAGTGATCTCTTACGACGACACTCCGCTGGCGTTCGTCGCCCTGCGCAACGGCAACGTACAGGCGATCACCCAGGATGATGCCAAGCTGGTGGGCCTGCTGGGTAACCTGCCGGCGGCACAAAAGGCAGATTTCGAGATCTCGCCGTTCAGCATTACCAAAGAATACCAGGGGGTTGGCATTCCTAAAGGCGAAGACCGCCTGACCGCCAGTGTTAACGACACGCTGATCAAGCTGGAAAAAGACGGCGAAGCGGCGAAGATCTACGATCGCTGGTTTGGCCCGGAAACCAAAACCGCGCAGCCACGCGGCGACTTCAAAATCGCGCCTTTGGATCAACAGCCGAAGGCCTGA
- the azr_1 gene encoding NADPH azoreductase has product MSDQALKIVTLLGSLRKGSYNAMVARALPGLAPQGVTIEALPSIRDIPLYDADVQQEEGFPASVEAIAEQIRQADGVIIVTPEYNYSVPGGLKNAIDWLSRLPNQPLAGKPVAIQTSSMGPIGGARCQYHLRQILVFLDAMVMNKPEFMGGVIQNKVDAQAEELIDQGTLDFLTGQLSAFSDYIRRLK; this is encoded by the coding sequence ATGTCAGACCAAGCATTAAAAATCGTCACTCTGCTCGGCAGCCTGCGTAAAGGCTCTTACAACGCGATGGTCGCCCGCGCCCTGCCAGGCCTCGCGCCACAGGGTGTCACCATCGAAGCACTTCCCTCTATCCGTGATATCCCGCTGTACGATGCCGATGTACAACAAGAAGAGGGCTTCCCCGCCTCGGTGGAAGCCATTGCCGAGCAAATCCGCCAGGCCGACGGTGTGATCATCGTGACCCCGGAATATAACTATTCGGTACCCGGTGGGTTAAAAAATGCCATCGATTGGCTGTCCCGCCTGCCGAATCAGCCGTTAGCCGGTAAACCGGTGGCGATCCAAACCAGTTCCATGGGGCCGATTGGCGGCGCGCGCTGCCAGTATCATCTGCGCCAGATCCTGGTGTTCCTCGATGCGATGGTGATGAATAAGCCGGAGTTTATGGGCGGCGTGATCCAGAACAAAGTGGATGCGCAGGCTGAGGAACTCATTGACCAGGGAACGCTGGATTTCCTGACCGGGCAACTGTCCGCCTTCAGCGATTATATTCGCCGTCTGAAATAA
- the iucD_2 gene encoding L-lysine 6-monooxygenase translates to MNEPLDLLGVGLGPFNLSLAALAYESGVLNYTFLDRNASFRWHPGMLLPSAYMQTYVLQDLVTAVTPRSQFSFINYLVEQKKIYRFLITEQQIISREEFSDYLSWACDRLDGLQFSQSVESIDFDDDKQLFEVRTINQTLWAKNICLGTGHDPWLPEEFYPALGENCLHAAEIAIRNPDLTGKRVTVVGGGQSGADIFLNALRGHWGEAAQLDWISRRPNFQPLDESAFTNEYFTPEYVDYFYTLPQEIREREIKAQKLPADGISNHTLRTLYRELYLRFDVMHQPRNVRLLPHRTLLAIEPTDKGYQLRTRHGLENRQEGFHADVVILATGYRPSLPSCLKPLLSRIPFDNKQRLPLQPDFNLEWQGPEQNRIYAVNAGIHSHGSAEGGLSLMAWRSARILNHLLGKPHFDLTPNASMIQWWSDAPPDNDIAYPDK, encoded by the coding sequence ATGAATGAACCACTGGATTTACTGGGTGTCGGCCTTGGCCCCTTCAACCTCAGTCTGGCCGCGCTGGCCTATGAAAGTGGCGTCCTCAATTACACCTTTCTCGATCGAAACGCCAGCTTCCGCTGGCACCCCGGCATGCTGCTGCCCTCCGCCTATATGCAGACCTATGTACTGCAGGACCTGGTTACGGCGGTAACACCCCGTAGCCAATTCTCCTTTATCAATTACCTGGTCGAGCAGAAAAAAATCTATCGATTTTTGATCACCGAACAGCAAATTATCAGCCGTGAAGAGTTCTCTGACTACCTGAGTTGGGCCTGCGATAGATTAGATGGACTACAGTTTTCACAGTCGGTTGAAAGTATTGATTTTGACGATGACAAGCAGCTGTTCGAAGTCCGCACCATCAACCAGACTTTGTGGGCAAAGAATATCTGCCTGGGTACCGGCCACGACCCCTGGCTGCCGGAGGAGTTTTACCCTGCGCTGGGCGAAAACTGCCTGCATGCCGCCGAAATTGCCATTCGCAACCCGGATCTGACCGGTAAGCGGGTCACCGTTGTCGGGGGAGGCCAAAGTGGTGCAGATATTTTCCTGAACGCGCTACGCGGCCATTGGGGAGAAGCCGCACAGCTGGACTGGATTTCCCGCCGGCCTAACTTCCAACCGCTGGACGAGTCCGCCTTCACCAATGAATATTTCACCCCGGAATACGTTGATTATTTTTATACGCTGCCGCAGGAAATCCGCGAACGCGAAATCAAGGCTCAGAAGTTACCTGCAGACGGCATCAGTAATCATACGCTGCGTACGCTGTACCGCGAGTTGTACCTGCGTTTCGACGTAATGCACCAGCCGCGTAATGTCCGTCTTTTACCACACCGTACGCTGCTGGCGATCGAACCGACGGACAAAGGCTATCAATTACGTACCCGCCACGGTTTGGAAAACCGCCAGGAAGGGTTTCACGCCGACGTCGTCATTTTAGCGACAGGTTACCGCCCTTCGTTGCCGTCCTGCCTAAAGCCGCTGCTGTCACGCATTCCTTTCGACAACAAACAGCGCTTGCCGCTACAGCCGGATTTTAACCTTGAGTGGCAGGGGCCAGAACAGAATCGCATTTATGCAGTGAATGCCGGCATACACAGCCACGGCAGCGCAGAAGGAGGACTCAGCCTGATGGCCTGGCGCTCGGCCCGCATCCTCAATCATCTGCTCGGCAAACCCCATTTTGATCTGACGCCGAACGCATCGATGATCCAATGGTGGAGTGATGCTCCTCCGGACAATGATATTGCTTATCCAGATAAATAG
- the pstA_1 gene encoding Phosphate transport system permease protein pstA: MATMEMQNNLALLESRRKMQAWRRQKNRLALFLSMATMAFGLFWLVWILFSTVTKGIDGMSLALFTEMTPPPNTAGGGLANAIAGSGLLIMWATVFGTPLGIMAGIYLAEYGRKSWLAEVIRFINDILLSAPSIVVGLFVYTIVVAKMQHFSGWAGIIALALLQVPIVIRTTENMLKLVPDTLREAAYALGTPKWRMISAITLKASVSGIITGVLLAIARIAGETAPLLFTSLSNQFWSTDLMQPIANLPVTIFKFAMSPFAEWQELAWAGVLLITLCVLVLNILARVVFAKQKHS; the protein is encoded by the coding sequence GTGGCGACTATGGAAATGCAAAACAACCTGGCGCTGTTGGAAAGCCGTCGCAAAATGCAGGCCTGGCGCCGTCAGAAAAACCGCCTGGCACTGTTCTTGTCGATGGCGACCATGGCGTTTGGCCTGTTCTGGCTGGTGTGGATCCTATTTTCCACCGTGACCAAAGGCATCGACGGCATGTCGCTGGCGCTGTTCACCGAAATGACGCCGCCGCCGAACACTGCGGGTGGCGGCCTGGCTAACGCCATCGCCGGTAGCGGGCTGTTGATCATGTGGGCGACGGTATTCGGTACGCCGCTGGGCATAATGGCCGGTATTTACCTGGCGGAATACGGCCGTAAATCCTGGCTGGCGGAAGTCATCCGCTTTATTAACGACATCCTGTTATCGGCACCGTCGATCGTCGTGGGCCTGTTCGTCTACACCATCGTGGTGGCGAAGATGCAGCACTTCTCCGGTTGGGCCGGGATAATCGCACTGGCGCTGTTACAGGTGCCGATCGTGATTCGAACCACTGAAAATATGCTGAAACTGGTGCCGGATACGCTGCGTGAGGCGGCTTACGCGCTGGGTACACCGAAATGGCGCATGATTTCCGCCATTACGTTGAAAGCCTCGGTCTCCGGCATTATCACCGGTGTGCTGCTGGCAATTGCGCGTATCGCCGGGGAAACCGCACCGCTGCTGTTTACCTCGTTGTCGAATCAGTTCTGGAGCACCGACCTGATGCAGCCGATCGCCAACCTGCCAGTGACCATTTTCAAATTCGCCATGAGCCCGTTCGCCGAATGGCAAGAGCTGGCCTGGGCCGGGGTGCTGTTGATTACCCTGTGTGTACTGGTACTGAATATCTTGGCGCGCGTAGTTTTCGCCAAGCAAAAGCATTCATAA
- the gltK_2 gene encoding Glutamate/aspartate transport system permease protein gltK — MDFSVIYDNLGYLLWGTWPDGPLGGAALTLAISLMAGVASAIIGTLLGVALAMSRGVAAGLLAALLGFFRAIPVIMLIFWTYFLLPIVFGVDIPEITTVVCALALIASAYLAHAVKAGIAAIGPGQWQAGLSLGLTRWQTLRMIVLPQALRMMVPSFINQWISLIKDTSLAYIVGVGELTFLATQVNNRSMVYPMEVFLFIALVYFVFCLALDLLANAVNRRFSPQTRALKRSWRWWRNKPPLPAS; from the coding sequence ATGGATTTCAGCGTCATTTACGACAATCTGGGTTACCTGCTGTGGGGCACCTGGCCGGACGGCCCGCTGGGCGGCGCAGCGCTGACGTTGGCGATCAGCCTGATGGCCGGTGTGGCTTCGGCCATTATCGGCACGCTGTTGGGGGTGGCACTGGCGATGTCACGCGGCGTAGCGGCCGGGTTACTGGCAGCGCTGCTGGGATTTTTCCGCGCCATCCCGGTGATCATGCTGATTTTCTGGACCTATTTCCTGTTACCGATCGTTTTTGGCGTGGATATTCCGGAAATCACCACCGTGGTTTGCGCCCTGGCACTGATCGCCTCGGCCTATCTGGCTCACGCGGTGAAGGCGGGGATCGCCGCCATCGGTCCGGGGCAGTGGCAGGCGGGTTTATCGCTAGGATTGACTCGCTGGCAAACGCTACGGATGATCGTGTTGCCACAGGCGTTGCGGATGATGGTGCCTTCGTTTATCAACCAGTGGATTTCGTTGATCAAGGACACTTCGCTGGCCTATATCGTCGGCGTCGGTGAGCTGACGTTCCTGGCGACCCAGGTCAACAACCGCAGCATGGTGTACCCGATGGAAGTCTTCCTGTTTATTGCCCTGGTGTACTTTGTGTTTTGTCTGGCGCTGGATCTGCTGGCCAATGCGGTCAACCGCCGCTTTAGCCCGCAGACCCGGGCGTTGAAACGCTCATGGCGCTGGTGGCGCAATAAGCCGCCGTTGCCGGCTAGCTAG
- a CDS encoding holo-(acyl carrier protein) synthase 2, with product MACHFARWIPTSTALDTRRLSAEVVAATAAFSVKRRQRFLQGRILLAEMMFYLYGLSTLPALATTPTGRPCFVDNHLPDFSLAYASDTVGVLLSQEGKVGLDIEVMRARAGQHRELQHQYQTPAENAWISAQYDRLEAETQLWSIRQSVLKLSGLGNSGQSTLLLHPFSGHLRSSITPQVHVMSDADEYLSWACAREPNLERLICWQYEAGKGLHKHGEISPRAPALSTRFVKLTSLALHR from the coding sequence ATGGCATGTCATTTTGCCCGATGGATCCCCACATCCACCGCACTGGATACCCGGAGATTATCCGCCGAGGTCGTTGCTGCAACCGCTGCTTTTTCCGTTAAACGCCGCCAGCGCTTCCTGCAGGGGCGCATCCTGCTCGCAGAAATGATGTTTTATCTTTATGGCTTGTCGACATTGCCGGCTCTCGCCACCACCCCCACCGGACGCCCCTGTTTCGTCGATAATCACCTTCCCGATTTCAGCCTGGCCTATGCCAGCGATACGGTGGGGGTTTTGCTCAGCCAGGAAGGCAAGGTAGGCCTGGATATCGAAGTCATGCGTGCCCGTGCCGGGCAACATAGAGAGCTGCAACACCAATACCAAACGCCGGCAGAAAACGCCTGGATCAGCGCACAGTACGACCGGCTGGAGGCGGAAACCCAACTGTGGAGTATTCGCCAGAGCGTGCTGAAGCTTTCCGGCCTGGGTAACAGTGGACAATCGACGCTGCTGCTGCACCCTTTTTCCGGCCATTTGCGCTCCAGCATCACCCCCCAGGTTCATGTGATGAGCGATGCCGACGAATACCTGAGTTGGGCTTGCGCACGTGAACCCAACCTGGAGCGCTTAATCTGCTGGCAATACGAAGCGGGTAAAGGCCTGCACAAGCACGGCGAAATCTCCCCGCGAGCCCCTGCGCTCTCTACCCGCTTTGTGAAATTAACCAGTCTGGCTCTCCACCGCTGA
- the pstB gene encoding Phosphate import ATP-binding protein PstB: MSMVNDASSSKIQVRDLNFYYGKFHALKNITLDIAKNKVTAFIGPSGCGKSTLLRTFNKMYQLYPEQRAEGGILLDGQNILTDNSDIALLRAKVGMVFQKPTPFPMSIYDNIAFGVRLFEKLSRADMDERVQWALTKAALWNETKDKLHQSGYSLSGGQQQRLCIARGIAIRPDVLLLDEPCSALDPISTGKIEELISELKSDYTVVIVTHNMQQAARCSDSTAFMYLGELIEFSDTDTLFTAPQKKQTEDYITGRYG, translated from the coding sequence ATGAGTATGGTTAACGACGCTTCCAGCAGCAAAATTCAGGTACGCGATCTGAACTTCTACTATGGCAAATTCCATGCGCTGAAAAACATCACGCTGGATATCGCCAAGAACAAGGTTACCGCGTTTATCGGCCCATCCGGTTGTGGCAAATCAACCCTGCTGCGCACTTTCAACAAGATGTATCAGTTATACCCTGAGCAGCGTGCAGAAGGCGGCATCCTGCTGGATGGGCAGAACATTCTGACCGACAACTCGGATATCGCCCTGCTGCGTGCCAAGGTCGGCATGGTGTTCCAGAAGCCGACGCCGTTCCCGATGTCGATTTACGACAATATCGCCTTCGGTGTACGTCTGTTTGAAAAGCTGTCGCGTGCCGACATGGATGAGCGCGTGCAGTGGGCTTTGACCAAGGCCGCGCTGTGGAACGAAACCAAGGACAAGCTGCACCAGAGCGGTTACAGCCTGTCCGGCGGCCAGCAGCAGCGCCTGTGTATCGCCCGCGGCATCGCAATTCGTCCGGACGTCTTGTTGCTCGATGAGCCCTGCTCGGCGCTGGATCCGATTTCCACCGGTAAAATTGAAGAGCTGATCAGCGAACTGAAGTCTGACTACACCGTGGTGATCGTCACCCACAACATGCAGCAGGCCGCACGTTGCTCTGACTCCACGGCATTTATGTATCTGGGCGAACTGATCGAGTTCAGTGATACTGACACCCTGTTCACCGCGCCACAGAAAAAACAGACCGAAGACTACATCACTGGCCGTTATGGTTGA
- the pstC_1 gene encoding Phosphate transport system permease protein pstC: protein MAVTFIIGNTYQLDSASLYMPGNSITSALANEFAEAESGVHTAALMELGLILFVITFIVLALSKLMVMRLAKKEGR, encoded by the coding sequence ATGGCGGTGACCTTTATCATCGGTAACACCTACCAGCTCGACAGTGCCTCACTGTATATGCCGGGCAACAGTATTACCTCTGCGCTGGCCAACGAATTCGCCGAAGCGGAATCGGGCGTGCATACCGCCGCGTTGATGGAGCTGGGCCTGATCCTGTTTGTTATCACCTTTATCGTCCTGGCGCTGTCGAAGTTGATGGTCATGCGTCTGGCCAAGAAGGAGGGACGCTAA
- the yecS_4 gene encoding Inner membrane amino-acid ABC transporter permease protein yecS encodes MNLDWLLAPEYLSWLWQGFLLTLWLSACASLAATLLGFLLTAMRDSRLRALRWLAVGYSSLFRNTPLLVQLFFWYFAAGQILPSAAMQWLNTSHQIGPLEWPSFEFLAGFFGLTLYSSAFIAEEIRSGIRGVAGGQKYAANALGLTGWQAMRYVVLPQALKIAMPPLLGQYMNVIKNSSLTMAIGVAELSYASRQVETETLRTFQAFGVATVLYIAIIALLEGWGMWRQQRKPLRGH; translated from the coding sequence ATGAATCTGGACTGGCTGCTGGCGCCGGAGTATCTGAGCTGGCTGTGGCAGGGTTTCCTGCTGACGCTGTGGCTTTCCGCCTGCGCGAGCCTGGCCGCCACGCTGTTGGGGTTTTTACTGACCGCGATGCGTGACAGCCGCCTGCGGGCACTGCGTTGGTTGGCGGTGGGTTACAGTTCGTTGTTTCGCAATACGCCGTTGCTGGTACAGCTGTTCTTCTGGTATTTCGCCGCCGGGCAGATCCTGCCGTCCGCCGCCATGCAGTGGCTGAATACTTCACATCAAATCGGCCCGCTTGAGTGGCCGTCGTTTGAATTTCTCGCCGGTTTCTTCGGCCTGACGCTGTACTCCAGTGCCTTTATCGCCGAAGAGATCCGTTCCGGCATCCGTGGTGTCGCCGGTGGGCAAAAATATGCGGCCAACGCGCTGGGATTAACCGGCTGGCAGGCGATGCGCTACGTGGTGCTGCCGCAGGCGCTGAAAATCGCCATGCCGCCGCTGCTGGGCCAGTACATGAACGTGATAAAAAACTCCTCGCTGACCATGGCGATCGGCGTTGCCGAACTGTCCTATGCTTCGCGTCAGGTGGAAACCGAGACGCTGCGCACCTTCCAGGCGTTTGGCGTGGCGACGGTGCTGTACATCGCCATCATTGCGCTGTTGGAAGGCTGGGGTATGTGGCGACAGCAGCGTAAACCGCTGAGAGGGCACTAA
- a CDS encoding Phosphorylated carbohydrates phosphatase TM_1254, with protein sequence MNQIDCILFDCDGTLVDSEVLCSKAYVHMFAHYGIHLSLDEVFRKYKGVKLYEIIEQVNAEHGVALPKEELEPLYRQEVARLFDSELRQIAGARELLAQVTVPMCTVSNGPVSKMQHSLGLTDMLHYFDDRLFSGYDIQRWKPDPAIVFHAAEKMRVPVERCILVDDSAAGAQAGIAAGIPVFYFCADPHNQPIDHPLVTAFDDLAQLPALWRERGWQLTS encoded by the coding sequence ATGAACCAAATTGACTGTATTTTGTTTGATTGCGACGGCACGCTGGTGGACAGCGAAGTGCTGTGCAGCAAAGCCTATGTGCACATGTTTGCCCACTATGGCATTCACCTTTCGCTGGATGAGGTATTCAGGAAGTACAAAGGGGTAAAGCTGTACGAGATTATCGAACAGGTTAATGCGGAGCACGGCGTCGCCTTGCCGAAGGAAGAGCTGGAGCCTTTATACCGTCAGGAAGTGGCCCGTCTGTTTGACAGCGAACTGCGGCAGATTGCCGGTGCGCGCGAGCTGCTGGCGCAGGTGACAGTACCAATGTGTACCGTGTCTAACGGCCCGGTCAGCAAAATGCAGCACTCGCTCGGCCTGACCGACATGCTGCACTATTTTGATGACCGGTTGTTCAGCGGCTATGACATTCAGCGCTGGAAACCGGACCCGGCGATCGTGTTTCACGCCGCCGAAAAAATGCGGGTGCCGGTGGAGCGTTGCATCCTGGTGGACGACTCCGCTGCCGGTGCGCAGGCGGGGATCGCCGCCGGGATCCCGGTATTTTACTTCTGCGCCGATCCGCACAACCAACCGATCGACCATCCGCTGGTCACCGCATTCGACGATTTGGCGCAATTACCAGCGCTGTGGCGTGAACGCGGCTGGCAGTTGACTAGCTAG
- the purP gene encoding Probable adenine permease PurP → MNKQVTGLDVEQGLLGRVFKLKQHGTTARTETIAGITTFLTMVYIVFVNPQILGAAGMDTQAVFVTTCLIAAFGSIFMGLLANLPVALAPAMGLNAFFAFVVVGAMGISWQVGMGAIFWGAVGLLLLTIFRVRYWMIANIPMSLRVGITSGIGLFIGMMGLKNAGIVVANPDTLVTIGSLTSHNVLLGALGFFIIAVLSSRNFHAAVLVSIVVTTLIGWALGDVKYGGVFSMPPNITSVVGQVDLAGALNIGLAGVIFSFMLVNLFDSSGTLIGVTDKAGLTDATGKFPRMKQALYVDSISSVAGSFVGTSSVTAYIESSAGVSVGGRTGLTAVVTGILFLLVIFLSPLAGMVPAYAAAGALIYVGVLMTSSLARVKWDDLTEAVPAFVTAVMMPFSFSITEGIALGFISYCVMKLGTGRWREISPCVVVVALLFVLKIVFVDGH, encoded by the coding sequence ATGAACAAACAAGTCACTGGCCTTGACGTTGAGCAAGGCTTGCTTGGGCGCGTGTTTAAGCTCAAGCAACATGGCACCACGGCGCGTACGGAAACGATTGCCGGTATTACTACCTTCCTGACCATGGTGTATATCGTGTTCGTTAACCCTCAAATTCTGGGTGCGGCGGGCATGGATACGCAGGCGGTGTTCGTAACCACCTGCCTGATTGCCGCTTTCGGCAGTATTTTTATGGGCCTGCTGGCGAATCTGCCGGTGGCGCTGGCGCCGGCTATGGGCCTCAATGCGTTCTTCGCCTTTGTGGTCGTGGGCGCAATGGGCATTTCATGGCAGGTCGGCATGGGAGCCATCTTCTGGGGCGCGGTCGGTTTGTTACTGCTGACCATTTTCCGCGTCCGCTACTGGATGATTGCCAATATTCCCATGAGCCTGCGGGTGGGGATCACCAGCGGTATCGGCCTGTTTATCGGCATGATGGGGCTGAAAAATGCCGGTATCGTGGTGGCGAACCCGGATACGCTGGTGACCATCGGCAGTCTGACCTCGCATAACGTGCTGCTGGGTGCGCTGGGCTTCTTTATTATTGCCGTGCTGTCCTCACGTAATTTCCATGCGGCGGTGCTGGTTTCCATCGTGGTAACCACCCTGATCGGCTGGGCGCTGGGCGATGTGAAATACGGCGGCGTGTTCTCCATGCCTCCGAACATTACTTCGGTGGTGGGTCAGGTTGATTTGGCGGGGGCGCTGAACATTGGCCTGGCGGGGGTGATTTTCTCCTTTATGTTGGTGAATCTGTTCGACTCCTCCGGCACTTTGATTGGCGTGACCGATAAGGCGGGTCTGACCGACGCGACGGGTAAATTCCCGCGCATGAAGCAGGCGCTGTACGTGGACAGCATCAGTTCGGTGGCCGGTTCGTTTGTCGGCACCTCTTCCGTTACCGCCTACATTGAAAGTTCCGCCGGGGTTTCCGTCGGCGGCCGTACCGGTCTGACCGCGGTGGTTACCGGTATTCTGTTCCTGTTGGTGATTTTCCTGTCGCCATTGGCAGGCATGGTTCCGGCTTATGCCGCTGCCGGTGCGTTGATCTACGTGGGCGTGCTGATGACATCCAGTCTGGCGCGGGTGAAGTGGGATGACCTGACCGAAGCAGTACCGGCGTTTGTGACCGCGGTGATGATGCCGTTCAGTTTCTCAATTACCGAAGGTATCGCGCTCGGCTTTATTTCTTACTGCGTGATGAAGTTGGGTACCGGCCGCTGGCGTGAAATCAGCCCATGCGTGGTAGTGGTAGCGCTGCTGTTTGTGCTGAAGATTGTTTTTGTCGACGGTCACTGA
- the phoU gene encoding Phosphate transport system protein phoU, translating into MDNLNLNKHISGQFNAELEHIRTQVLTMGGLVEQQLTDAITAMHNQDGELAKRVIEGDAKVNMMEVAIDEACVRIIAKRQPTASDLRLVMAIIKTISELERIGDVADKICRTALEKFSHQHQPLLVSLESLGRHTVQMLHDVLDAFARMDLDEAIRIYREDRKVDQEYEGIVRQLMTYMMEDTRTIPSVLTALFCARSIERIGDRCQNICEFIFYFVKGQDFRHIGGDALEKLLSSDGKDEEKE; encoded by the coding sequence ATGGATAACCTGAATTTAAATAAACACATTTCCGGCCAGTTCAACGCAGAACTTGAGCACATCCGCACCCAGGTGTTGACCATGGGCGGGCTGGTGGAGCAGCAATTGACCGACGCCATTACCGCGATGCACAACCAGGACGGTGAGTTGGCCAAGCGGGTGATCGAAGGCGACGCCAAGGTCAATATGATGGAAGTGGCGATCGACGAGGCCTGCGTGCGCATCATTGCCAAACGCCAGCCGACCGCCAGCGACCTGCGCCTGGTGATGGCGATCATCAAAACCATCTCCGAGCTGGAGCGTATCGGCGACGTGGCGGACAAAATCTGCCGCACCGCGCTGGAAAAGTTCTCGCACCAGCACCAGCCACTGTTGGTCAGCCTGGAGTCGCTGGGCCGCCACACCGTGCAGATGCTGCATGACGTGCTGGACGCCTTCGCGCGTATGGATCTGGATGAAGCGATCCGAATTTACCGCGAAGACAGGAAGGTCGATCAGGAGTATGAAGGCATCGTGCGTCAGTTGATGACTTACATGATGGAAGACACTCGCACCATTCCCAGCGTGCTGACTGCGTTGTTCTGCGCCCGTTCAATCGAGCGTATCGGTGACCGTTGCCAGAACATCTGCGAATTTATCTTCTATTTCGTGAAAGGCCAGGACTTCCGTCATATTGGTGGTGATGCGCTGGAAAAACTGTTGTCCTCCGACGGTAAAGACGAGGAAAAAGAGTAA
- a CDS encoding Metallo-beta-lactamase superfamily: MALTLRVLLENRRATGADKSLRVKAGLSLLIQDETDSVLFDTGPDGSFLDNAALMGIDLSGLTATVLSHGHYDHCGGVPWLPENSRIFCHPQIADERYSAVKLLGHSRKIKKLSLDIDYSRHRMEYSREPLHISERFMWSGEIAVAEPKAYGVIGGKTEAVDYVIDEGVLIYKSDRGLVIITGCGHRGIINIVRHCQKITGVNKIHALIGGFHLRCASPRLIWQVRQFLNQQKPDKLMGCHCTGAWGQLWLPEMISPATGDTFVLE, encoded by the coding sequence ATGGCATTAACGCTCAGGGTGTTACTGGAAAACCGCCGCGCCACCGGCGCGGACAAATCGCTGCGGGTGAAAGCCGGGCTCAGCCTGTTGATTCAGGATGAAACGGACTCGGTTTTGTTCGATACCGGCCCCGATGGCAGTTTTCTGGATAACGCAGCGCTGATGGGCATTGACCTGTCAGGGCTAACCGCTACCGTACTGTCACACGGCCATTATGACCACTGCGGCGGCGTCCCCTGGTTACCCGAAAACAGCCGCATCTTTTGCCATCCGCAAATAGCCGATGAACGCTATTCGGCGGTAAAACTGCTTGGCCATAGCCGGAAAATCAAAAAATTATCGCTGGATATCGATTACTCCCGCCATCGTATGGAATACAGCCGTGAGCCACTGCATATCAGCGAACGCTTTATGTGGTCAGGGGAGATCGCGGTGGCCGAGCCGAAGGCCTATGGCGTGATCGGCGGAAAAACTGAGGCTGTGGATTACGTTATCGACGAAGGCGTGCTGATTTATAAGTCCGATCGCGGGCTGGTGATTATTACCGGCTGCGGGCATCGCGGGATCATTAACATCGTGCGCCACTGCCAAAAGATCACCGGGGTCAATAAGATCCATGCGTTGATCGGCGGTTTCCACCTGCGCTGCGCCTCACCGCGCCTGATATGGCAGGTCAGGCAATTTCTGAATCAGCAAAAACCCGATAAGCTCATGGGATGTCATTGTACTGGCGCATGGGGGCAGCTGTGGCTGCCGGAGATGATATCACCGGCGACGGGGGACACTTTCGTTCTGGAATAA